GATGAAACCGTGTggtgttacaacttacaagccTCGGCCACCAGCCCAAAACGTGTCAAATTCATCTGTGCCGAAAAATATTGTGCCTCTCCCCCTCGAGTATCTCTCCTCCCCGTCGGCCCGCGAGGGAACTTCGCCCGCCAcctgcgccgatctccatcaatCTCGCGAGCAGGAGCATCCTGGTGAGCATCTCGATCGATCATCTCTCTACACAACACGCACCTGTTCTCGAATTTGGTTTACCTCTAGGGCAAGCTTCTGTTCTAGGTCTGGAAGGTTGAAGCTTTTTTCTGAACCTCCATGTCCACGTTAGATCTGCAATTTGAATGCAAAGAAGAGTTCGTTCCTTTCCCGTATGAGTCTAATTTCATCTAATAATACACCTATATCAAATTATTATCAATCCGTTATATATTCTCACCGTATTGTGCATTGGACCTTTTCGgctaattaatttatatttctatatgtattGACCCTGTTTAATTCAGAACTCAACATTTACCTTCCTTGTCCTGATATACAAGCAACTTCGTTCTcccgtactttttttttttggcgaatTTGAGCCGACGTATCCATGGTGATGATGAGCTGCAAGAGGAGGAAGGTTTCACCAGCCAGTGGTGCACCGGTAGTGCTGCCAGAAGAGATGATGATTGAGGTGCTCCAATGGCTACCCGTCGAATCCGTCCTATGTTTTCGAGCCGTTTGCAGGTCCTGGGCCACGGCTCTCTCTTCCGACCAATTCCGCGGCTTCCACACGGCCAAGAACAAGATCAAGCCGTTGCCACCCAAGCTGTTCTTCGTCTCGCAGACCGCGGGATTCGGCTCCACATCGGTGCACGCATCCTCGCCGCTGTCGCGGTCAGTCCTCGGCGGTGACGATCATCGTGATCTGCTCTTCAATCTGGACAATGTGCGCGGCGATTTCATGGCCATGACGCCTACACCGTGCCATGGCCTCACCCTTCTGCACGATGCTATGGGACTAGAGTACTACGTTCTCAATGTGGCAACCAGGTCGATCAGCCGTCTGCCACCTTGCCAAACCGTGCCATCTGGATCTGCTGGACTGGGATTCGATGCCCGGACAGGGGAGTACAAGGTGGTTAGGCTGTTTCGAGAGATAATTTCTGGAGAACCGCATACCAAGTGTCAGATATACACTCTAGGGGGCAAGCATGGTGACTCATGGAGGCCAGCTAGTGGAGGTGTACCTTTCAAATTCCGCACTGCTGGAACTTATTCTATTTTAGCTTCACAACAACATAAACTTCTTCCAGTGTTTGTGGATGGGTTTCTTCACTGGCTTACTGGCTCTTTGTTCTCTTTCTTGAGGCCACATGCTGCCATCTTATCCTTCTCTGTGACAGAAGAGACATTCAGATTGGTCAGGTCACCGCCCTTTCAGGTTTCAGGAGTGCACTTGGTGGATCTCTCTGGTAACCTGTGCATGGTCCGGGACCTTCGTCGCATGTCGTCTACGCTGGAGATTTGGAAGCTGAATGATCTTTACTCCAGTGATTGGTCATTGGAGCATCGCATCGATTTGTCGACGGAGCATGTTGCCCGAGATTTAATGAAACCAGATTTTATCAGAGTTATTGGTTCTGCTGACAGTAGTGGTATGTCAGGGAAGAAGAATGTAATCATTGCTACATCCAATCGCAAGGCGATCGCCTATGATCCTACATCTGAAACACTAGAAACAATCCTTGAGATCAAGGGAACTCCTTTGCCTTACCAAACTTCACGTTCTGCTCTTGGACTGATCAGTTTGTTTGAAGACAGTCTTGCTCCTGTGTgtatgtcacgcccggaatttctatccaaaattccaaacgcttacatgtgtgtgaaccctcgtccaggaatcagccgaggcacacaataacaaattgataatagagtacaattattactctaattaataagcgaataaaatgtaattacagaggtagatagttcctctcaatcaataatgatctaagtagcggaaaaaataagataaacggcgcagacagctccactccacaggcagcttgaccaaggctacacctaatcctccacaccatcagcatcattgtagaactcttcctctgatgaatgattgtaaggtgagtatatgacatactcagcaagccacgcagcaaatatgcaaatgcacaggataacaaaggatggcatagtagggttccatttgcataaatagcatttaataaacattttagAATTTAATAAAGCAATtgataattaagcaatattaattcaatgctatacaacataccctgttgtataggcccaaccattctgaacaaccatcccggctgcacagtcctatctccaaaccaggaatataccattccaaaccaggagctaaacaaattattaccatttATAGCATTTGTTatcatgatgagaggtgtgagactaatcacgaaaaacattgttagacccgcccataaccgcgggcacggctattcgaatagttttactctgatcagaggtgtaccactgtacccacaagacacaaccccacatcatgtcaccatgtgcctcaataccaccacggtacctcggaaaggagttgtgacaataccccttgcacaacacaatccactacagcgcacatttcctggatcataatcacccccttataaacaaggcatggactccccagcgacccccgtgggcttatctccgccacttctcagtctggtgctccgcaatgaaccatgctatacaaaagataaagtcgttgcccacgctgaCTTGTggctggcacggttaatgtttcacaaccgaaactcgtgaaccggtccttaattgttatGAGCACGattctcaaaaccatgtgctcacaacccaccattatcaagttttagttggcaagtaattaattaaccaatcacgattgaccatcgtgaactatcattaagccatcattaaatagtgagtcataagttatcccaaaagTGTGCTAacgtttctaagcagggctaagcaattatatctaatatctagttgaaccaatatacatagcccaactagtcaagttataataaccgaaggtatcaaggaataaagtaatcaagaacaaaagggctataacaatgaataggttaattccacccaatgacattcgaaaataaatgcaatagttgaatagaaacaatcgctttaaataggatcaacatgctcaaagggttgtttgggatctgtgtgacttgccttgctggccttggaactcttcatattcttctcctgcgaaaacggactctccagaaacgtcggaatctaaacaggaaagagcaaaatcaccaaaacagtacataaacaagcatgaacagtatatgtggatatttttaacatgtagatctcaattttagaaaaatttagagacttgaaccaactaaatccgagctaagatgaattagttatgaatttttgaagatttaatcggattaaaacactt
The window above is part of the Oryza sativa Japonica Group chromosome 7, ASM3414082v1 genome. Proteins encoded here:
- the LOC136357254 gene encoding uncharacterized protein, whose product is MVMMSCKRRKVSPASGAPVVLPEEMMIEVLQWLPVESVLCFRAVCRSWATALSSDQFRGFHTAKNKIKPLPPKLFFVSQTAGFGSTSVHASSPLSRSVLGGDDHRDLLFNLDNVRGDFMAMTPTPCHGLTLLHDAMGLEYYVLNVATRSISRLPPCQTVPSGSAGLGFDARTGEYKVVRLFREIISGEPHTKCQIYTLGGKHGDSWRPASGGVPFKFRTAGTYSILASQQHKLLPVFVDGFLHWLTGSLFSFLRPHAAILSFSVTEETFRLVRSPPFQVSGVHLVDLSGNLCMVRDLRRMSSTLEIWKLNDLYSSDWSLEHRIDLSTEHVARDLMKPDFIRVIGSADSSGMSGKKNVIIATSNRKAIAYDPTSETLETILEIKGTPLPYQTSRSALGLISLFEDSLAPVCSLTKATPNPPHHQHHCRTLPLMNDCKCKTNEEIALSSPLAKVIKEALLRLPGDYAVQFKLVSKQWHRFIESWSFARGYDMYNNKDRRPKIRLVGMGTGGSSGFSFASIEKLLQESPSKDTWFDAKLVCSKPCHGMNLISTELEDYLYNPCTGYRYVRSTREALVYIPNRIPSDRFRHDHAFTTGNKNVGLGFDPLMQEHPPLPVNDMPPAYLAGFLYWMSEPRLSQSKTSAILSFEIATKTFVVIQCPSCALTRHNRSPCKSFVVELEGMLCVVLANPFEEELDIWKMEHGQWDRAYRVCLKGWPGYSLGANVVVPMAVDPKDGRILLNTGSKLGLYDPTKRVIENLYDLDEVLRVKQTDESLHVEDKEKS